tcattctcataCTATCTTTTCTTCACCCTGCCACCTCTGCCCTACCATGTTCTGTCCTGCCcccacatttttaatttattcatagtCTACCCACTACTGCTAGTTCAAATTTCACATATTCAATGAAATCTTCCTTGATTACTCTTATTCatgttaatttctctttttttccagaaGGCTCCTGAGATAACTCTCAGGGTAAATGGGGGAGGTTATGACACGGGGCATGTGGCCTTGGAGAATAGCCTATTCAAGTCCTAACTGCTTTCACACTCTATATTCAGACTCTCCATGCAAAGGCCAATTTGTTTTGCAGGTAATGGATAAAGAACGAATCTCACCCTCCAGTGGTCCCCAATTTCAGGTAGTGTTTTCTCATGATCTAGATGTATCTCCTAAGGCTGATGTGGCTGATGATGGATGCAATTGTTTGCATTATTTGGCTGAGCTAAGTTTCCCAGGAGTAGCTGCAGAATGGAGCAGATTTACAAGGATTATCCGGACAAACAGCATCTCCACTTTGGGATTAGCATTTAGGACACCAGAagtctttcctttcccttctccaccCCTGCTTCTGTTGGAAGCAGACTTCAACCCCTCCCAAATCTGACTGCTTCAGGGTTCCTACATGAGAAGCAAAAGCTCATTTCCTACTCGCCATTTCCTCATGCTAACACATCCAAAACAGAGACTTTTTGTTGGCTcaactgctttcatttttttggtagaggaaaATATATCAACATTAGAAACCATTGATTTTTGTTGCTGAtggtcctcagaaataatgcaaaaAGTTGCTTAGAGTTAAAAAAGTATGCCTGATAATCTGCTTTCATTTCCTCCTTTCTCAAGGTGATACAATTACAATCAGAACCTGCAAAAAATCCACAATAAATTCTTCTCTAATGCCTTTTGCACTTAAGATCTTTAGTAGATACCTTAGCATCTTATTCAGTAATAACGCGCCAGCTTAGTCTGTAACTATGTATTTGGTCTTCAATTGTGACTACATAAAATGCTGAAATATCTATAACTTGGGAAGCAGCAAAGTTATAAATGCAGGTCTGGTATTAGACAACCTGTGTTCAAATCGCACCTCTATCGTTTATTAACTGTGTGACATTAAGTTCCCTAATGTCTCTGatagcctcattttcctcatcttaaaatggGATCCTATCATTTCATAAAGTTGTATTCAATATGAgtaattaataatgataatagttcTTTGAAGGCCTACTACACCAGGAATTATGTTGGGCACTTCACACTCATTTTATCTAATTGTGAGAACAGGGCTTCGTACACTGTAGACAACCAAAACATACTGAATGATTGAGGCGGGGCTAATGAGGTCCGCAGCTGGCACGCCATTAGAGGAGTCGCGAGTGGAGCTCAGTCATGTCTGTCCACAAAGCGCCTGCGCTTGACCTCTACGTTATATTTACTTTGGCAACGTACAAAGTGGTGAGGACAGACCTAGCCCGGAGGGCCCCTAATACGTTGTCGTCTTCTTATCCCCGGCCCTCTGCGTTAGAGAGGGCTGCCCCGAATGGGCTTCGAACGCTGACTCGCCCTTTTCCAGTCGGCCCTTGAGCCCACTAGTCCGGGCTACAGCGTTTTCCTAACCGAGGTTTAGAGGTGAGATGGAAAATGTACCCGTCTTTATTCTATTCTCTCCCCCGCAATGACAGGGTGAACGGCGGTGGGGTTAGGGGCGCGTCTCTGGAGTCCCAGTGCCCTCGGGATCGGAGGGCCGCTCGGAGGCGACAACGGCCCTGAAATTGGGGGAGCTTGTTTCCAGCCGGGCCGTGTCCCTGGGCGCGCCAGAGCGCCGCGCCTGCGCGCTCAGCCCGTTGCCGCGCCGGCCCTGCGGACGTGCGCGCGCTGCCTTCGCGGCACCTGGGCCTGAGGTGCGTGCCTCCCGGGCCCTCGCCAGCTCCAGATGCGTGAGGAGGACTTCAGAAACCCGACTGAGGAGTGGAGCGACCCCCAGGGAGGGTCGGACCTGCCTCAATACCGCCAAGGTGCCTGGGGACCCAAGAACGGGGGCTCCACAACCTCAGTTCCTGAGCTCCTTTTGCTTTCTCACTTCCCCACCTATTGAGTGCGTCTCACGCGGAGCAGAAATTTGAGAGGAAGGCgtagagggattttttttttttcttgctgtgggTTGTATCACATGTGGCGTTTTCATCCTGGCTGCAGCCAAAGCAGTTTTTATCCTTGCCCTTCCTTTCCTGGCGTGGGATTTTGTGGTTTCTGGACTCGGCTCGACCATTACGTGCTTATTATTGGTTGTGGGCCCTTAGAACGAGGACTGTGTGTCGGTGTCCTTTGTCCAGTGTAGTCCActgggagggagaggtgaggGTTCAAGGCCAAGAGAATGGGCCCGGGGCGAGTGGGGCAGAAGCAGCCGTCGGAGATTATTCCCCAACTTAAAGTTGTGTGTTTCTCTTAGGTCTTTCATTTCTTGTTCGCTTACTTTCGTGAAATCCTCACATCGTTTTAATGGTACTAGTCAAGACAAGAAAATCAACAGGCTTTCAGCCTTGAGGCAACATTGGATATTATTGAGGTcagtttttacagtttttacagTCTTCACGTAGAGTATCTTGTTCTTGTCAGGATAAATTCTGGATTGAACCACTGAGCAGATCTACTattcttttatttcagtttaagataagaaaaattacagtcttttttatttttatgttatcaaCGACAAAAAAATCGGTTGAAATGGGATTTGGAGCTCCATGAGTGCGTGAGGTGAGGATCCCTAACCTGGCTCTCAAACAAGAGATACGATCACTACTTGCCACTAATGGTTCTAACAATCTAGGGCTCCTAGTAAGTGCTTTTCCACGTGGTGGGAGGCAAGTGACAACAGTTATCCAATCTTAGTGCTAACAATGGATGATTAACCATAGCTCCTTTTTGGTACAGGAGCAGTAGGTAGCCAATCCCTGTTTTAGTCAGAGGTGGTTgtggtgtgtgattttttttcttttaggcgTGTTCCACGAAAGCATTTATTAAAGGGAAGAAGAAACATACAAAAGGAATTGAATCTGGCTCTATACCAAAATCCTCTGTGTGATCATTCAGTCCTGACATTGGACAATTACCAGGCTTTGCCTGACTGGCCTCAAGGGCCAAGCTGCCCTCCCACACCATACTCGATATGGGCCAGTGCATTGCAGTTTTCTGGAGGGGGTTGCAGTCAAGGACTCGCCCTGCCCCTCCTGCTAGATATGCAAATCCCATAACTTCTTTCCTAGCCTGGGTACCTCCATTTGGAGGCCCTCCTAGGAAGGACCATGGCTAAGacacttttctccatttttgacCCAGCTTCTTTCACTCCTAGaccttcccctccctttcctaTTCTAAAGTTCCATAAGAGGCAGGAGATTTTTGTTAGGGGCTCCTTTCAGTGAGAGGATTACCTCATATGCACTGCATCAGCTGACCCTCACCCAGTGTCCTTGTATTTAGTAGACCACTGGGGAGCCAGTGCCTCTTTTTACCACTTGCTTGCACTGTCACAGTAAGTGAATAAAGGCTTGATTACTTTTGGTTTGACTCATTGTCCTGATTAACTACCTTGGCACCTAATTGCTGCCAAGTTCTTTGCAGTTCACTGGATTCATGacttaattttaattatcatGACTGTTGCTCTGTATCGGCATGTTGAGAGATTTTGGAGCTTGTTCACCTGTAATTTCTCTAATTCAAGCTACTGAAAATGCATATTCACGGCACCAAGAGTTGATTGTTGGTTAACATATCTGGgttatatgatatattttattactgCTATACTGGCTTACtgtcagattattttattttgcgtGGATTTATGTGGCATTTTCCATTTGGCCTGTAAttagatgatttttatttaaaataaatattttggaataatatGGGTCAAGTGAAGAAAACCAGACACTTGCTTTCTTTAGTAATCTTGTCTCATACTATGGGCCCCTATCTTTCTCACCTTAATAGATCACTTGGCCACTTTGAATAAAGTGGTTGATTCATTGTCTAGTATGGAGAGGCATGTTAAGAACAGCTTTCATAAACTTTACTTCTTCCTACagaagtttcacaaaacaatATTTGTCCTTGCTATATAGTATGCAGTCTGATACTTTCTACTATTATTTGTcccctatttttatttatttatttatttttaaattttttttgagagtctcgctctgtcttccaggctggagtgcagtggtgcaatcttggcggctcactgcaacctccgttctcctgggttcaagcaattctcctgactcagcctcccaagcagctgagattacaggcatgtaccaccacaatcggctaatttttgtatttttagtagagacagggtttcaccatgctgcccaggctggccttgaactcctgacctcaggtgatcccctgcctcagcctcacaaagtgctaggattacagggatgagccactatgccagccTCCgctcttattttaaataacaaagtgCTGATCATGATCTGCTAAGTTGAATTCACAGTCCATTAATGAGTAATATCctgcagtttgaaaaacactgtgataaaataactaaagatatttgttaagtaattttttttttctgtttctgattcaTATTGCTAAAGAACCACAGTGGGTATGTTTGTGATTTGGGGTTGAAGGTATCTTCTAGGAGAAAATAGTAACACCGTATTTGTTGGACGTTTGCCAGATCAGCTGACAAAAGAACTCCAGACTTAGAACTCTCTGATCTAAAAGATATATTATATTGAAAGAGCTAGcacagcttttaatttttttttttttttaaatctctgactCCTTTATTTAAGGGCAATGCCATAGAaaagtaataatgaaaaaaaattggcttCTCTGATAGAAGATAGAATATAAGATAGTTATGAAAGTGCttgctaaactttttttttttttgagacagagtctcactttgttgcccaagctggagtgcagtggtgcaatcttggctcagtgcaacctccacttccctggttcaagcaattcttgtgctgcagcctcccaagtagctggaattaacagatgtgcactaccacgcctggctaatttttgtatttttagtcgagacggggttttgccacgttgttcaggcaggtcttaaactcctggcctcatgtgatctccctgcctcggcctcccaaagtgctgggattacaggtgtgagccactgcactgggccagtttttttaaatctttatattaATGCTTAAGACCAAAATGACCCTTTTACTATATTGCCTGATGGGCAAAGCACACTCAACTTTCAATTACTTAGTCATAGATAGCTATATAAGTAACCAATTTGTCAATCTTATTACCTCTATGCTTGTCTTTTGGGAATTTCACAACAAAGTGAAacggagaatttttttttgatacggattctcagccaggctggattgcaatggcacgatcttggctcactgtaacctttgtctcctgggttcaagtgattctcctgcctcagcctcctgagtagctgggattacaggtgtgcactaccacacccagctaatttttgtattactagagatggggtttcaccatgttggccaggctggtctcaaaattcctgacctcaggtgatccaccagcctcggcctcccaaagtgcgggattacaggcgtgagccatagcgccaggcgagaaatttttaaaacctgtaaAGTTAGACAGTGCGTTTATCTCTTATTGAGAAACGCTTAAAAATGTTACTAAGACAATAAggataacattttaaagtttgattGGCGTTGAGCTAAATATTAGATTTATGTATTGCTTCACTGTTTTTTAGCACATTCATATGCATTATCTCCATTGATTTTTGACAACAGCTTGTGGTGGTAGACAATCCAGGAGaccttttccccattttacagatgagaactcTGTATTTCCTTCTTCCTACCACCTAGATCATATAGTGGCAAATCCaggactagaacccaggtcttctgGGAATTTTCTCCTAGTCCACACTGTCCTTGTTGGTCTAAAGAAGTAACTGAGAATAAGTCATGTTAAATTTGTGGCTAAGAAATCCAACTATGATAAGTGAAATGTTCTGTTCTAAGAGCATATTTACAATGTGCTATAATTGAATGCAAGTATatcttatttttagtattatgttttaatttgttacCTTTCTAGCCCATTTTTTAAAACGATGGCAACTAAATATTGGCAAATCTACCTAATAATGAAATAGGTAAATTggaattaaaatatctatttcatgTTAAGAAATTCAGCCTTGTCCTCATTTAATGTAGCATCTCAATTAGAAAAATAGCTTAAAATTGTattgatttttagatatttattttaaagactcaTCTCTGTATGTAtaaaattagtattattattcTAAAGTATTACTTAAAATGATTATTAACTTGTAAACACTAAGAGCAGGTTCTCCTTTGCCTTTAATATCTTCAGCCAAAGAACAACTTAAGTTACTTTtcatatgaataaataattttaaaattaatactttttttcctttaatttttagaCATCTGTGGAATTTAAGAACAGTATGGAGCTCATCAGAGTATATCATTGAAGAATATGATggctgaaaacaatttaaaaatgctaaagaTTCAACAGTGTGTGGTAGCCAACAAACTACCTAGAAACAGGCCATATgtttgcaatatttgctttaagcACTTTGAAACACCatcaaaattagctaggcactaTCTCATTCATACTGGTCAAAAGCCATTTGAATGTGATGTGTGTCATAAAACCTTTAGACAACTAGTTCATCTGGAGAGGCATCAACTAACTCATAGTCTGCCTTTTAAATGTAGTATTTGTCAGCGCCACTTTAAAAATCTGAAGACATTTGTGAAGCACCAACAACTTCACAATGAAACCTATCAGAATAATGTTAAACAGGTCAGAAGATTGCTGGAGGCCAAGAAAGGAAAGTCAATGTATGGAGTGTATAATACTTTTACCACAGAGGAAAGATGGGCATTACACCCGTGCTGTAAGTCCGATCCCATGTATAgcatgaaaagaagaaagaatattcatGCATGTACAATCTGTGGCAAGATGTTTCCATCACAGTCAAAACTTGATAGGCATGTACTTATTCATACTGGTCAGAGGCCTTTTAAATGTGTCTTGTGTACTAAATCTTTTCGACAGTCAACTCACTTAAAAATCCACCAACTTACACATTCAGAAGAAAGACCTTTTCAATGTTGTTTTTGTCAAAAAGGATTTAAGATTCAAAGCAAACTTCTGAAGCATAAACAAATCCATACTAGGAATAAGGCTTTTCGGGCTCTTTTATTAAAGAAGAGGCGTACAGAATCTCGCCCCCTGCCTAATAAGTTAAATGCAAATCAGGGTGGTTTTGAAAACGGTGAGATTGGTGAATCTGAGGAGAATAATCCACTCGATGTCCACTCAATTTATATTGTCCCTTTTCAGTGTCCAAAGTGTGAAAAGTGTTTTGAATCAGAGCAGATTCTCAATGAACACAGCTGTTTTCCTGCTAGAGGTGGCAAAATTCCAAGCAGGTTCAAAAGAAGCTACAACTATAAAACCATTGTTAAAAAAATCTTGGCCAAGCTTAAACGTGCTAGGAGTAAAAAATTAGATAACTTTCAATCtgagaaaaaagtatttaaaaagagTTTCTTGAGAAATTGTGATCTTATTTCTGGTGAGCAGAGCTCTGAACAAACCCAGAGAACATTTGTGGGTTCTCTTGGCAAACATGGAACATATAAAACAATTGgcaatagaaagaagaaaacattgactTTGCCATTTTCTTGGCAAACTATGGGAAAAAATTTGAAAGGCATCCTTACGACAGAAAACATATTAAGCATTGATAATTCAGTGAATAAGAAAGACTTGTCAATCTGTGGTTCATCAGGTGAGGAATTCTTTAATAACTGTGAGGTACTTCAGTGTGGTTTTTCAGTTCCAAGGGAAAACATACGTACTAGACATAAGATATGTCCTTGTGACAAATGTGAGAAGGTATTTCCTTCTATATCCAAACTAAAAAGACACTATTTAATTCATACTGGACAGAGGCCCTTTGGCTGTAATATTTGTGGGAAGTCTTTTAGACAGTCAGCTCACttaaaaagacatgaacagactcATAATGAAAAGAGTCCTTATGCATCTCTTTGCCAAGTAGAATTTGGAAACTTCAACAGTCTTTCTAATCATCCAGGTAATAGTGTTAACTATAATGCTTCCCAACAATGTCAGGCTCCTGGTCAAAACTACGAGGTCTCAGAGTCAGATCAAATGTCAGGAGTTAAGGCAGAGTCACAGGATTTTATTCCTGGTAGCACCGGGCAACCTTGTCTTCCTAATGTACTTTTGGAATCAGAGCAAAGCAATCCTTTTTGCAGTTATTCAGAGCATCAGGAGAAAAATGATGTCTTCCTGTACCGCTGCAGTGTTTGTGCTAAAAGTTTCCGATCTCCATCTAAACTGGAAAGACACTACCTAATTCATGCAGGGCAGAAACCATTTGAATGCTCAGTTTGTGGCAAAACATTCAGACAGGCTCCTCACTGGAAGAGACATCAACTTACTCACTTTAAAGAACGACCACGAGGGAAAGTGGTTGCCTTAGATTCGGTTATGTAAATTGTCGCAACCACTAACAACTGTGGTCTCTGGTgatcttatttttaaagcctgtattatttaaaatgcatttttattgaaAGGCCTGCATTAAATTGAATGGTTTCACAGGCATATGCTTGTCCTGCATAGTAAGGAGGCAGAATACACAGAAAATTAATACAATGTTTTAGAAACAGCCAAATTAATTTTTAGAGGCAAGAACATGATTTGATGCTATAAAGTAGGCATTTTAATATTGTAAACATATGCTTTGGCtgtattgaaaaatataaatccaTGATGGCTGTACAAATAATTTAgcctcattcattttttaaaggaattattcCTTAAGACATGCCATCTCTTTTTAGATATACTCAAAAGACTGAGAGGCAAAACTTGGTTTTTAGCTGCAGCACGTAGCCCtgttatatttgatttattttacatttcatatgAAAGCATAATTTTGTCCACATGTGGCTCAAATtgcattggtaattttttttttttttgtaaatttaaaaaactacagaGGCACTAAAGGTGAAAATGGATGAGAAAATTATAGTATTATTTtcattggtctttttttttttgagacggagtctcactctttcgccaggctagagtacagtggcgccaactaggctcactgcaacctccgcgtcccggattccagcaattctcctgcctcagcctccagtagctgggattacaggtgcctgccatcatgcggactaatttttgtatttttagtagagacggggtttcaccaagttggccaggatggtctcaatctcttgacctcgtgatttgcccgcctaggcctcccaaagtgctgggattacaggcgtgagccaccacacccaacggTCTTTtcaaagctatttatttttagGACTGTGATAATTTCACCTTCAGGTgataaggattttatttttttttctcccagctaGTGCTatctttctcaaaataatttaaaagtaggcAAGAGGCTAGAATGTACCTGTATTTACCATGTTTACTTAccaggaatattttcttttttttttttttttgagacggagtcttgctctgtcgcccaggctggagtgcagtggcgcaatcttggccactgcaagctccgcctcccgggttcacgccattctcctgcctcagcctctccgagtagctgggactacaggcgcccgccaccgtgcccgccaccacacccggctaattttttgtatttttagtagagacggggtttcactgtggtctcgatctcctgaccttgtgatccgccggcctcagccacccaaagtgctgggattacaagcgtgagccaccgcgcccggctctccAGGAATATTTTCTAAGTGCCATAGTCTTTTTCATAATATGTATGAGTTTTATCTTTTCATAGGAATAATTTCAAGTCGTTTATTTGCTCATTAATGATA
This window of the Nomascus leucogenys isolate Asia chromosome 6, Asia_NLE_v1, whole genome shotgun sequence genome carries:
- the ZNF770 gene encoding zinc finger protein 770, whose translation is MMAENNLKMLKIQQCVVANKLPRNRPYVCNICFKHFETPSKLARHYLIHTGQKPFECDVCHKTFRQLVHLERHQLTHSLPFKCSICQRHFKNLKTFVKHQQLHNETYQNNVKQVRRLLEAKKGKSMYGVYNTFTTEERWALHPCCKSDPMYSMKRRKNIHACTICGKMFPSQSKLDRHVLIHTGQRPFKCVLCTKSFRQSTHLKIHQLTHSEERPFQCCFCQKGFKIQSKLLKHKQIHTRNKAFRALLLKKRRTESRPLPNKLNANQGGFENGEIGESEENNPLDVHSIYIVPFQCPKCEKCFESEQILNEHSCFPARGGKIPSRFKRSYNYKTIVKKILAKLKRARSKKLDNFQSEKKVFKKSFLRNCDLISGEQSSEQTQRTFVGSLGKHGTYKTIGNRKKKTLTLPFSWQTMGKNLKGILTTENILSIDNSVNKKDLSICGSSGEEFFNNCEVLQCGFSVPRENIRTRHKICPCDKCEKVFPSISKLKRHYLIHTGQRPFGCNICGKSFRQSAHLKRHEQTHNEKSPYASLCQVEFGNFNSLSNHPGNSVNYNASQQCQAPGQNYEVSESDQMSGVKAESQDFIPGSTGQPCLPNVLLESEQSNPFCSYSEHQEKNDVFLYRCSVCAKSFRSPSKLERHYLIHAGQKPFECSVCGKTFRQAPHWKRHQLTHFKERPRGKVVALDSVM